From Zonotrichia albicollis isolate bZonAlb1 unplaced genomic scaffold, bZonAlb1.hap1 Scaffold_257, whole genome shotgun sequence, the proteins below share one genomic window:
- the LOC141727865 gene encoding uncharacterized protein LOC141727865: MSPARPRPRAGLPRARPRPSRRGLASARLWPYWRWRCWAGVSAWCEGGIAALRLRLARARPRPRGRVQSRPRPRLLPGPAEDTRGAAAPAASAALSPVRAPPRGIAASGPEPPVPRSKERTRGHGRPGAGEGRSGAVAGPGPNADSRVPPAGKAQEALQERHRLRSVLGSQRASRVPKLATVEEEEEKGPGAAPAEENEEAVPFHPPQEDAALERTQEQECRRGHFRSTAQLVCDFIRSIQQEETSTMGTGLRAHSELLRHETSAALLDLLLEKGVARPEQVSSWGQASIPP; the protein is encoded by the exons atgtccccggcccgcccccggccccgggcggggctgccccgtgcccggccccggccgtcccgccgcggtctcgcctccgcccggctctggccgtactggcggtggcgctgctgggcgggcGTCAGTGCCTGGTGCGagggcggcatcgccgcccttcggctccgcctggcccgagcccggccccggccccgaggCAGGGTCcagtcccggccccggccccggctcctcccgggacCCGCGGAGGACacacgcggcgcggccgctcccgccgcctccgctgcgcTTTCCCCGGTTCGAGCTCCGCCGCGCGGCATCGCGGCCTCCGGCCctgagcctcccgtgccgcgttccaAGGAGCGAACGCgtgggcatggccggcccggggcgggtgaggggcgctcgggggccgttgctggccccgggccgaaCGCTGACAGCCGCGTTCCGCCCGCAGGgaaggcgcaggaggccctgcaggagcgacACCGGCTGCGTTCGGTGCTGGGGAGCCAGAGAGCCTCGcgagtgcccaagctggccactgtggaggaggaggaggaaaaaggccctggagctgctccagcagaggaGAATGAAGAGGCGGTGCCGTTccatccaccgcaggagg atgcagccctggagcgcacacaggagcaggagtgCAGACGTGGCCacttccgcagcacagcgcag ctcgtttGCGACTTTATCcggagcattcagcaggaagagaccagcaccatgggcactgggctcagagctcaCTCAGAGCTCCTCAgacatgagaccagtgccgccctgctggatttgctcctggagaagggtgttgccaggccagaacaagtaagcagctggggccaggcttcaattCCCCCATGA